From Lytechinus pictus isolate F3 Inbred chromosome 6, Lp3.0, whole genome shotgun sequence, the proteins below share one genomic window:
- the LOC129263607 gene encoding leucine-rich repeat-containing protein 72-like, which translates to MMKEMVDATQSKTKELIDEQMSRQEIRKDLDVTELYLSNQGLTDQDLYDFGQYRMLNRLWLNGNKLRRINCLSINYRITELYLQDNELVSVGGLLQPLTSLQVLMLHNNQLTNLEETIAEMKAMQALNTLNLSQNPLAQEAEYRHYIIHHVPSLKLLDRQEILKSERDDAAKLYQQERQALLETIAFGRRCNGPVQRAKDQGVVSESRHSLASMVSDKEVANHFSSPPRGTPEEAVAERAVQRSIMEYSHFDWSKKPRAEERRMNKNIEGSKQTEIITVRFR; encoded by the exons ATGATGAAGGAAATGGTGGACGCTACTCAATCGAAGACCAAAGAg CTGATTGACGAGCAGATGAGCAGACAGGAGATCAGGAAAGATCTAGATGTAACAGAGCTGTATCTTAGCAACCAAGGTCTTACTGATCAAGACCTATATGATTTTGGTCAGTATCGGATGCTCAATCGTCTATGGCTGAATGGAAACAAACTAAGGAGGATCAACTGTCTATCAATCAACTACAGAATAACAGAATTATATTTACAG GACAATGAGTTGGTGAGTGTAGGAGGTCTTCTTCAGCCATTGACCAGTCTTCAAGTATTGATGTTACATAACAATCAGCTGACCAATCTTGAAGAAACTATAGCTGAAATGAAAGCCATGCAAGCGTTAAATACACTCA ACCTATCCCAGAATCCTTTGGCCCAGGAAGCAGAATACCGTCATTACATCATTCATCACGTACCGTCATTGAAACTCCTAGATAGACAAG AAATCTTGAAGTCTGAGCGAGATGATGCGGCCAAGCTGTACCAGCAAGAACGACAGGCTCTGTTAGAGACGATTGCATTTGGGCGTCGGTGTAACGGTCCCGTCCAGAGAGCTAAAGACCAGGGCGTGGTCAGCGAATCTAGACACTCATTGGCTAGTATGGTGTCTGATAAAGAAGTAGCAAATCATTTTAGCAG TCCACCACGAGGAACACCTGAAGAAGCTGTGGCAGAGAGAGCCGTACAACGATCTATCATGGAATACTCTCACTTTGATTGGTCGAAGAAACCTCGGGCAGAGGAAAGAAGAATGAATAAGAACATAGAGGGCAGCAAACAGACTGAGATTATAACTGTCAGGTTTAGGTAG